A region from the Malus domestica chromosome 07, GDT2T_hap1 genome encodes:
- the LOC103410180 gene encoding DEAD-box ATP-dependent RNA helicase 8 yields the protein MNSNRGRYPPGIGAGRGGGMNANPAFQSRPPHQQQYVQRNLLPNHHHQQQYFQQQQQHQQHQQYQQQQQQQQWLRRGQLGGSTSADSAVDEVEKTVQSEAVDPSSQDWKARLKIPAPDTRFRTEDVTATKGNEFEDYFLKRELLMGIYEKGFERPSPIQEESIPIALTGSDILARAKNGTGKTAAFCIPALEKIDQDNNVIQVVILVPTRELALQTSQVCKELGKHLQIQVMVTTGGTSLKDDIMRLYQPVHLLVGTPGRILDLAKKGVCILKDCSMLVMDEADKLLSPEFQPSVEQLIRFLPSHRQILMFSATFPVTVKDFKDRFLHKPYVINLMDELTLKGITQFYAFVEERQKVHCLNTLFSKLQINQSIIFCNSVNRVELLAKKITELGYSCFYIHAKMLQDHRNRVFHDFRNGACRNLVCTDLFTRGIDIQAVNVVINFDFPKNSETYLHRVGRSGRFGHLGLAVNLITYEDRFNLYRIEQELGTEIKQIPPHIDQAIYCR from the exons ATGAACAGTAATAGAGGTAGGTACCCTCCGGGGATCGGAGCTGGGAGGGGCGGTGGCATGAATGCGAACCCTGCATTCCAGTCTCGGCCGCCGCATCAGCAGCAGTATGTACAGAGGAACCTTTTGCCGAACCATCATCACCAGCAGCAGTACTTTCAACAGCAGCAACAACACCAACAACACCAACAGTATCAGCAACAGCAACAGCAACAGCAGTGGCTTAGGAGAGGCCAGTTGGGTGGGAGTACAAGTGCTGATTCGGCCGTTGATGAGGTGGAAAAGACCGTGCAGTCGGAAGCTGTTGACCCAAG TTCGCAAGATTGGAAGGCGAGATTAAAGATTCCAGCACCTGATACACGTTTCAGAACAGAG GATGTAACTGCAACAAAAGGAAATGAGTTTGAGGACTATTTTCTGAAACGTGAGCTGCTGATGGGAATATATGAGAAGGGATTTGAAAGACCATCTCCTATTCAAGAAGAAAGTATTCCAATTGCTTTAACCGGTAGTGATATTCTTGCTAGAGCTAAAAATGGAACGGGAAAGACAGCTGCTTTTTGCATCCCTGCTTTGGAAAAAATTGATCAAGATAACAATGTGATACAAG TTGTTATTCTTGTTCCAACTCGTGAGTTGGCTCTTCAAACATCACAAGTCTGTAAGGAACTAGGGAAGCATTTGCAAATTCAAGTTATGGTTACAACCGGAGGTACCAGCTTAAAGGATGATATCATGCGTTTATATCAACCAGTTCACTTACTTGTTGGAACTCCTGGAAGGATTTTAGATCTTGCAAAGAAAGGTGTTTGCATCTTGAAAGATTGTTCTATGCTTGTTATGGATGAG GCTGATAAACTTTTGTCCCCGGAATTTCAACCTTCAGTAGAGCAGTTGATCCGCTTCTTACCTTCACATCGACAGATTTTGATGTTTTCAGCTACATTTCCTGTTACTGTCAAGGACTTTAAGGATAGATTTCTGCACAAACCATATGTTATCAATCTTATGGATGAGCTTACTCTAAAGGGTATTACACAATTTTACGCCTTTGTTGAGGAGAGACAGAAAGTCCACTGCCTAAACACCCTTTTCTCAAAG CTTCAAATAAACCAGTCAATCATATTCTGTAATTCTGTGAATCGGGTAGAATTGTTGGCCAAGAAAATAACAGAACTCGGCTATTCGTGTTTTTATATCCATGCAAAGATGCTGCAAGACCATCGTAACAGAGTATTTCATGACTTCCGTAATGGTGCATGCAGAAATCTTGTTTGTACTG ATCTTTTTACAAGAGGAATAGATATTCAAGCTGTTAATGTTGTCATTAACTTTGATTTTCCAAAGAACTCAGAGACATATCTTCACAGG GTTGGTCGATCTGGAAGGTTTGGACACCTTGGTTTAGCTGTGAATTTGATCACCTATGAGGACCGTTTCAACTT GTATAGAATTGAGCAAGAACTTGGCACTGAGATAAAGCAAATTCCTCCCCATATCGATCAGGCAATTTATTGCCGGTGA
- the LOC103439279 gene encoding receptor-like protein EIX2 gives MSTCPDQNSFEILDLSDNLLSGSIPNVTNFSSLKELSLSRNQLSGTIPESIGQMPKLKNIDLGKNSLEGVVSESHFSSLSKLTFLDLSFNSLNLSFNSNWVPPFQLDFIYLGSCTIGPHFPKWLQTQKNYLALDMSNTRISDILPSWFCDRLFHYWFLIDMDLSNNQIRGKIPNSRFELPSSSPPSVDLSWNQLEGPIPSFLSKASSLDLSNNKLSELTSFLCPVKVSYLGFLDVSSNNLYEELPDCWMHFGQLAFLDLSYNALFGKIPAAMGSLFSIQTLKINKNGFVGELPSSLKNCTRLVVFDVGENNLSGLIPEWLGVGLPNLAILILRSNHFYGSIPLQLCNMKHIQILDLSINNISGSIPKCFNNLTNLAEIGNLSLTVSHEYGVFSSSEPGPVSYENGTICRTDTASFQNGYYDDEVSLIWNRIMSKYKSTLGLVKSIHLSSNQIAGEIPNEITDLVGLVSLNLSRNNLTGQITSEIGKLALLQSLDLSSNQIYGGIPPRLLQIYGLGVLDLSNNNLSGKIPMGSQLQTYEPSSFDGNPLLCGIPLQQCPEEQPNQVKKKDGFITTGFYVSLALGFVVGFWGICGSLIFIKSWRYTYYKFLNYVYDWLYVRVALIRRRRMVEG, from the coding sequence ATGTCTACATGCCCTGATCAGAACTCATTTGAGATTCTGGACCTCTCAGACAATCTTCTTTCTGGATCAATTCCTAATGTCACAAACTTTTCATCATTGAAAGAATTATCTCTCTCTAGAAATCAATTGAGTGGAACAATACCTGAAAGTATTGGGCAAATGCCTAAGCTCAAGAATATCGACCTTGGAAAGAATTCTCTAGAGGGGGTGGTTTCAGAAAGCCACTTCTCCAGTCTCTCCAAATTAACTTTTTTGGATTTGTCCTTCAACTCACTAAATTTAAGCTTCAATTCTAATTGGGTTCCTCCTTTCCAATTGGATTTCATATATTTGGGATCTTGCACGATAGGTCCGCATTTTCCAAAATGGCTTCAaactcaaaaaaattatttggctCTTGATATGTCAAATACAAGAATTTCTGATATCCTTCCAAGTTGGTTTTGCGACAGGCTGTTTCATTATTGGTTTCTGATTGATATGGATCTCTCCAACAACCAAATTAGAGGAAAAATTCCAAATTCAAGATTTGAGCTTCCCTCATCTAGCCCTCCTAGCGTGGATTTGAGTTGGAACCAATTGGAAGGTCCAATCCCTTCATTCCTTTCCAAAGCGTCATCTCTAGATCTCTCCAACAACAAGCTTTCAGAGTTAACTTCTTTCTTGTGTCCAGTCAAGGTCAGTTATTTAGGCTTTCTTGATGTCTCAAGCAACAATTTATACGAAGAACTTCCTGATTGTTGGATGCATTTTGGACAACTAGCCTTTCTAGATTTGAGTTACAATGCTCTCTTTGGGAAAATTCCTGCCGCAATGGGCTCtttattttcaattcaaacactGAAGATAAACAAGAATGGATTTGTTGGAGAATTGCCTTCATCCTTGAAGAATTGTACAAGGCTCGTAGTCTTTGATGTTGGAGAAAATAATTTATCAGGGTTAATACCTGAATGGTTAGGGGTTGGACTTCCAAACTTGGCTATCCTTATCCTCCGTTCTAATCACTTCTATGGAAGCATTCCATTGCAGTTGTGTAATATGAAACACATTCAAATTTTGGATCTCTCGATAAACAATATCTCCGGAAGTATACCCAAATGCTTCAACAATTTGACTAATTTGGCTGAAATAGGAAATTTAAGTCTAACCGTCAGTCATGAGTATGGCGTTTTCAGCAGTAGTGAGCCTGGTCCAGTTAGTTATGAGAATGGCACCATCTGTCGTACGGATACGGCTTCTTTCCAAAACGGTTATTATGATGATGAAGTATCCTTGATATGGAATCGCATAATGTCCAAATACAAAAGTACTCTCGGGCTTGTAAAGAGTATTCATCTATCGAGCAATCAGATAGCTGGGGAGATTCCTAACGAAATCACTGATCTTGTTGGGTTGGTTTCTTTAAACCTATCGAGAAACAATTTAACGGGCCAAATAACTTCAGAGATTGGGAAATTGGCTTTGCTACAGTCCCTTGATTTGTCAAGCAACCAAATTTATGGAGGAATTCCACCAAGGCTTCTTCAGATTTATGGTCTTGGTGTCTTGGACTTGTCAAACAACAACCTGTCTGGAAAAATTCCCATGGGGTCTCAACTCCAAACCTATGAGCCCTCTAGTTTTGATGGGAATCCTCTACTTTGTGGAATTCCACTTCAACAGTGTCCAGAGGAGCAACCAAATCAAGTTAAAAAGAAGGATGGGTTTATAACAACAGGATTTTATGTGAGTTTAGCGCTTGGATTTGTTGTTGGATTTTGGGGAATTTGTGGGAGTTTGATATTCATCAAGTCATGGAGATACACATACTACAAGTTCTTAAACTATGTATATGATTGGCTTTATGTGAGGGTGGCGTTGATAAGACGACGAAGAATGGTTGAAGGATAA